The DNA region GGACGGGCTTGCCAGGGAAAGAAAGCTGCCAGCGCATCACGATCATCAGACCGAAAGCGAAAAGGGCCACCAGCAGGGAGGTGATCATGTATTGGATGCCGATCACCTTGTGGTCCGTGGAAAAGACATACCGTCTCCACCAAGACAACTCCGGATGGTGCCCGGAATGATCGTGCCCGTGGGAGACCCCCCCGCCCTTGCCGCCTTCCGACTGTGCCGTCTTGTGCTTCACCTCGTCCATATCAACCGCACTCCGTTTTGCGCTTCTCAGAAATTTTGGGGCGCCAGCGTACTCTCGATGCCCCCTCCCGCTACAAGTGAATTCTTTTCTTCCTGGCTGACAAGCATTTTCTTTCCAGCTTGTCTTAACAAGTTAGCAGCCATGCGGATGCCGCTCTCATCCGCCTTCGGCATTCCGACAGGGCGTTTGGAAAGATCTCTCCTAGGAGATTTGCCGGAGGCCGACCTTCCGGACCCGGATATCTTCGCGCCCGCTCAGCCGGGCTCTACGGGCCTTTCTTTTCCGCCTTCCCCGCCGATAGATCCCGAAGCTCTTCGACCTTCCACGGCCCGGAATGCCCGCCCAATTGGGCGCGCACCGCTTTTACCTCCTGTTCGCCGACAGGGGAGGCATGGTTCCCCCACGATTGGCGCAGGAAGGTCAAGATGGCGGCGATCTTCTCATCGGTCAACACCGTCTTCCAGGCGGGCATCATCCCGTTGTATTCAGCCCCCGCGACCTTGACCGGCCCCTGGAGCCCTCCGAGCACGATAGCCGCCAACACCCGGGCATCGCCATCGACCCATTCCGAGCCGGCGACCGGGGGAAACTGGCCGGTCATTCCCTGCCCGTTGGGTTGATGGCAGGCGGCGCAATTCGCTTGGTACTGCTCCCGGCCGAGGGCGACGGGATCGACGGCCGCCGGCTTCGGCTCCTCCCCCCCCGGAGCATTGGCCGTCCGTGCGGCGGATCCCGGGGCCGTGGGCGTCCAGCCTGCCAGCAGCCCGCTCGCATCGTAGACGTCGCAGCGGAAGCCGCCGTTGTACCGGAGGAAATAGGCGATCGCGAGGAGAATGATCCACGATGCGAACACGATAAAGGAACACGGGATTCTCTCCCGCGGCGAATCCGTCGGCGGAAGCTTTTGCGGATCGGATTCGTGGTTCATTGGGTGTTGTGCGTGCCGGCTGGCGGTGTTCTCTTAAGGGAGAGCAGGTACGTCACCAGCGCCCGCGCCTCCGGCCTCGGCACCACCTGAAATCCCGGCGCAGGGGCATTCCGTCCGGAAAGGGGCAAGGCATCGGGCAGTGGGGTCCCCAGCAGGGGCACACGCGCGTACAGGTACCGGTAGGACGGCATGAGTGAGCCCGGGAAGATCGTCCGCGGATCGTACAAAAGCCGGTAATACCAGCGGGCATCGGTCCGGCGCTCTCCCACGTCGGCCAGGTCCGGTCCGAGACGGAGCACCCCCAGCGGGACGATGTGATCCTCCCGGTAATCCGAGGGGATCGTCCGGCGGGAGCCCCAGCCGCGGGCGATATCGGATCCGAGGTTCGCCGGCCGAACCACCTGGGTATGGCAGGAGGCGCACCCGTTGGCCGCGTAGATCCGCCCGCCCACAGCGGCCCGCCCGAAGGGCGCGCCGCCCGGGGAGGCCCCTCCGAGCTTCGTCAGGGGCAGCCAAACAAAAAGCAGCCACCCCATTCCTGTCGCCAGGAGGATCCCTAAGAGCACCCCTTTGGCTCCCCTCACGGCATTCGCGCTCCTTCGATCGCCGCGCCGGAAAAGCCCGCGGGATTTTCCGGGCTCGGATTCGCTCCACTTTCGACAAGGAGCCACAGGAGATGGAGGCCGAAGACCGCATGGGCCGCCAGCAACGCGAGCGCCGGAGCCGCTGCGCTCCGCAGGAAGGGAAGAAGGGAAAGGATCACCTCATGGATGGGAAGCTCGGCGTCATCGAGGGCAAACCCTTGAAAGAGCCCGCCGACGGCCAATAAGCCGACCAGAAAGCTGATCCCGTAGCTGCTCAACAAAAAATGCGCCTTCGCCAGTCCCGGGGAAGGCCAGGGCCTGCCGAGCACCCGCGGCAAGACGGCGTAGAGCAGAGCAAAAAAGGTCATGCCCAAAAAACCGTAAAGGAAGAGTGTCAGCTGCGCTTCTTCCAGGACAGTATAGTGGACGTAGCGGCTCCAAGTCGGAAGGGCAAGCAGCGCCCCGAGCCCCGAAGCCGCCAGGAAAGCCACCATGCCGAATCTCAGGAAATCCCAGCCGGCCCTCCCCTGCCCTTTCTTCGGGGACGGCGCCCGGCGTGCCGCCTCCCAAAAGCCTAAGCCAATCGCGACCGCCGCCACCCACAGCAGAAAACGGGAAGAGACCCCCGATGACACTATCCAGAGTGGAAACGGCCCCCCCACCAGATGAGCCATGCCGGCCAGATTCGCGAGAACCGCCCAAGCCCAGAAGGCGCAGCGGCCCAGCCCCGCGAATGCCACCGGTCGACCGAGATAGTCCGGGACGAGCAGATAGACCGCCCCGAGCGCAAAGGCTCCCAGACCCGCATAGAGCAGCCCGTCGTTAAACCACCACTCGAGCGATCCCATCGCCACCCCGCGCGCCGCCGGCTCGTGCAGCACGAGCACCGCCGCGCCTCCCGCCCACGGAATCCAGACCAGACCTAGGAGCAGAAATCGGGACGCGAGCGAGGTTTCCTCCCACCGGCACACCAAGGTGGCGACCAGCCAGCCCGCGGAAAGCAGATAGGCCATCCCGAGCGAAGGCAGGGAAAATGCCGGCAATCCGAGCCAGGAGAGAGAGCGGCTCTCTCCGGCCAATACTCCGGTGATCCCGCTCCACAATCCGAAATTCCAGAGGAAAGACGAGGCAAGGAACCATCGCTCGCCCAGGAGGGGAAGCTTCCCGCCCTTCGTGACGGCCCAGAGCGCCGCAGAGAGTCCCATGGGGACGCCGAATCCGTAGACGAAGCCTAAGAAAGCTGCCGGGCTGATCCTCCCGAAGCTGAGCCAACCCCAGGTGCCCAGAAAGCGGGGATCGACGAGCTTGAGGCTGCCGAGCAGCGCTAGGACGCTGGCCGCCCAGAGCCAGACGGCGGCCGGAATCATCAGTCCCAGGATAGGGACGCGCAAGGACGATGCCCCGTCCCCGCGCAGAGACTTCACCGGCGTTTCGCCCGATTCCGAAGATTCCGCCATGGTTGCCGTTCCTTCGCCCTCAGCCTGCCGGTTGGGGTTTTGGCGCCGGCGGAGGCGGCTGCCGCAAAAGCGCACCCGGCAGCAGAACGGACGACGGCCCTACCTTCTTGCTCTTCAACCGCTCCTCCTCCAGCTCCATGGCCCGCGCGATGGGAATTGCGACCACCCCTTTCTCCCGATCGATCCAACGGTAGCGGCCCAGCGTCTCGCGATCCGCTTTGCGCAGGGCCTCGAGCCGGCTGACCCGCTCGGCCTGAGCCCGCTTCTCTGCCGCCTCCTCCGCTTGTGTCAAGCTGCGGGTCATGAGAAAAACACCGACGACCGGCCAGACGAGCAGAAACACGGCCCACAGGTAGCTCGTCATGCCCGGGAAGCCGCTCCCGCCGCCGGGCCCTCCCGCCTCCTTTTCGCGCACTCCGCTTCCCGCTGCTGCCTCCGACATGCAGATCCTCCTCTAGCCGATCACGTCCAACGACTCCTGCAACCGGGGGTCACGCCTGGGGAAAATCTCGCAGGAGACCAATCGCCGGAGGAAGGCGCCCGCCAAAAGGCACCCCATCCCCGCCCAAATGGAGAACTCAAGAACTCCCACGGAGACCCCGTTTGCGAATACTCCCGGAAGAACAAGCCAATAGAGCTCGGCCGCTTGCATCAACACCACCCACCCGGCCGCCAGCGCGAGCGTCTTCGGATTGCGCTTGGTCCCCTGCGGAAGAAGCAAGAGAAAGGGGACGAAGAACCGGCCAACCACCAGACCGATGGCGAAGCCGTTCCAGCTCCCCATATTGCGGCGGATGAAAAAGTAGGTCTCCTCCGGAATGTTTCCGTACCAGATCAGCATGTATTGGCTGAAGGCGAAATAGGCCCACAGGGCCGTGAAGGCGAAGAGCAGCCGGCCGAGGAGGTGAAGATGCTCTTCGGTCATCTGCGGGAGATAGCCCCTCCCCCGTAGCCAGAGGAGGATGAGAATCCAGAGAGCCAGGCTCGCCCCGGCAGCCCCTACGAAGATGTAGCCTCCCCAAATCGTCGAGCCCCAGCGGAAGTCGAGGCCCATCAGCCAGTCGATAGCCGCGAAGGTCATGCAGGCGCCGTAGATGACGAGGAGGCCGTAGGAGAGCTTCTGCATCCGCACCGTATGCCAGGGATCCCCGTCGCCGTCCTGGCTGCAGGAGCCGTTCCAGAAGAACCAGGCGGCGGCAATCCAAAAGACGAAGAAAAATACCGCCCGGATCGTGAAAAACGGGAGATTAAGATAGGCGGATTTTGCATGAAGCGCCGGATCACGAGCGAGAGCCGGACTCGTCCACTCGTAGAGGTGATGTCCCCAAAACACATCCCAGAGGATCGGCAGAAAGAGGAAAGCGACCCATGGGAAGAGGGTGGCGAGGTTTTCTACCTGCCGTCGCAGGAGCACGCCCCATCCCGCGTTGGTGACATAGTGGAGCAGCACCCAAAAGAGCGCTCCGGCACAAAGGCTGAAGAAGAAGAAGAACGAAAAGAGCCAGCTATGAAAAAACTCCTTGGGCTGCCACCAGGCACCGCCGAACGATGCGGCCAAGAGGAGCACGCCGGCTCCTTGCAACCACCCGCCGACGGCTTTCAGGCGGCCCGCCGGAAGGCGAACGGCCCCGCGAAGCTCGGGAGCGCACTCCTTATGTCTCATCGCTATTTCCCCTCGAGAGCCGGCCGTTCCGCGATAGGAACATCGGCAAGCGTTGCATTCTGACTGAGTTGCAAGGCTCGGATATAGGCGACGATAGCCCAGCGCTCTTCCACGCTCAGGTTGGCACCGTACCCCAGCATCAGCCCCTGGCCATGGGTGATGACATAGAAGATCTGGCCGTCAGGCATCTGCCGGGTGTGGTCGGAATGATAGTTCGGCACTCCGACAAGCCCGTACTGGGTCGCAATGCCGTTTCCCATTCCGGTCGCCCCGTGGCAGGCGCTGCAAAAGATCTCGAAGCGTTCCTTCCCCTTCTTCATGGTTTCGGCGTTCACGGGAATGGGGATGCCATCGCCCCAGTAATCGCCAATCATTCCGGTGCTCAGGTAAGGACGATCGACCGGATCAACGGTCGGCACCGTGCCCGCGACGGGATACCGGCTCGCCCGGCCGTCCGGGAAGAAGAGGCTCGGGGCCTGCTCCTTTACTTTGGCCTGTCGCACCATGTCGGGAAAGATCTCGATCGGGCTCCGCGTCGTCTTGGTGCCGCGGAACCCGGTCACGCTGACGACCGCAAAGACCAGGCAGGCGATGAACAAGAGGAAGGTGCGCATGATCCCGAACGGCCTATCGCGGAATATAGGTGATTTGTTTCCCTCCCAAGCGCTCCAGGAATTGCCAGCTCTCCAGCGGTGAGAAAGCGGGATCCCGGGCTTCGATCACCAGAAAAAATCCATCGTCGGTCGCCCGCCGAGAGAGTTCCTGCCAATTCCACACCGGATGATGCGGTCGCGGGAGACGGGAGAGAAGTACGGCCGCCAAAAAGGCGCTGAACGCGGCAAAAAGAATGGTCATCTCCAACAATATGGGGACGAAGGCGGGGAGGCTGAAATAGGGCTTTCCTTGGACGACGGTCGCGTAAAAGAGGCCCTGCAGCTGGCTCGTCGTCCGGCTGTGGAGGAATGCCGGCCGCGGAATCGAGGTGGCCGTCACCATGGCCAGACCGATCAAAAGACCGAGCAAACCTCCCATAAGCACGAAGAAGGAAACGCGGGACTTGGGAAGGTGCATGGCCCGATCCATTCCGTGAATCGGATGGGGCGCATAGGCGTCCCACCAGACGTATCCCTTCCGCCGGGTCTCCTCGCTCGCTCTCCGCAGCTCCTCTTCGGAAGAAAACTCGGCTCCCAATCCGTAGATCTCGCCTCGCGGGGGTCGCATCGCCTGCCGAGGCTCCGGCTCGGGTATCCGCCGGCGCCGCGGCCCGCTCAGCAGGGTCTTGATCTCGGCGATCGAAATCGCAGGCAAGACCCGAAGAAAGAGCAGGAAAAGGAAGAAAAAGAGGCCGACGCTTCCGAAGAAGAGCCCCCAATCCACCCAGGTCGGCAGATAGTGGCGCCAGGAGGAGGGCAGAAAGTCCCGCTCGAGGCTGACGATGATGATCGAGTAGCGCTCGAACCACATGCCCACGTTGATGAGTATCGAAGCCGTCCAGAGAATCCAAGGTTGGATTCGGCAGCGTCGAAACCAGAAGATTTGCGGAAGGACGACATTGAAACCGAACATGAAGAAGTACGTGGACGCATCCGGGCCGGTAATCCGATTCCAAAATGTGTATCGTTCGAAGGGATTGGCTCCATACCAGGCCATGAAGAGCTCGATGAGATAGGAGTAGCCGACAAGCGATCCTGTCGCCAAGAGGATCTTCGCCATGTTGTCCAGGTGCTTCTCCGTGATCATATCCTTGAGCTGAGGATAAGCGGCCCGGAGCGGCACCATGAGCGTCACGATCATCGCAAATCCGCTGAAGATCGCTCCGGTAATGAAATCGGGCGGGAAGATGGTGGTGTGCCATCCGGGCACAAGGGTGGTGGCGAAGTCGGTCGAGACCACCGAGGCGACGGAGATCACCAGCACGCTCACCACGCCGGCCAGGCAGAGATATCCCGCTTCATAGTGGTGCCACGCGCGGAGGGAACCAGTCCATCCCCAGCAGAGCACGTGATAGAGGCGCTTCTTCCATAGGGTGGTCGCCCGATCCCGAAGGGAGGCGATGTCGGGAAGCAGCCCGAAATACCAGAACAGGCAAGAGACCGTAAAATAGGTGCCCACGGCGAATTCGTCCCAAAGAAGCGGAGCACGAAAGTTCTGCCAGACCGCGTAGGACTCCGGGACCGGAACCATGTACCAGAACATCCATTGGCGGCCGATGTGGAAAAGTGGGAAGACCGCCGCGCAGAGCACCGCGAAGATGGTCATCGCCTCCGCAGCCCGGTTCACGGAGTTCCGCCACCGTTGGCGGGTGAAGAGCAGGATCGCCGAGATCAAGGTGCCGGCATGCCCGATCTCGATCCAGAAAACGAAATTGAGGATCGCGATGCCCCAGAAGACCGGGCTCTGCAGCCCCCAAACGCCCAGACCCGTGCTGATGAAATAGACGACAACCAGCGGGACCGCCCCCGCCAGCAGTCCGAAGGCCACCGCTCCCAGCCACCACCAGAGAGGAGCCGGCTTTTCCAGCACGGAGCAGACCGCGTCGTTCACCCAGGAGGCGTCCCGACCGTTGAGCACGAGCTCGGGACGCGCGAGCATGGCCCGCCCGCTTTCCGCCCGATCGATCGTGTTCTCCACCTTCGGCATCTTCATTCCTTCCTTCCGCGCGCCCTTTTAGCCGGCGCGCTCGCCGGCTGTCCCGCTCGGGCCCTTCTCCGGCTCACCCGCCTTCGGGAACGACTCGGTTCCGCCCAGATCGGGATTGGGATTGTAGATGCGCGCTAGGTAGGAAACCCGCGGGCGCACATTGAGGTATTCCAGCACGCGGTAGGCTCGGGAGTCGGCCTTCCAGCGGGAAACTCGGCTCTCCGGATCGGCCAGATCTCCGAACACGATCGCGTCGGCCGGACATGCCTCCTGGCACGCAGTCCGCACGCTGTCGCGGGGGATGCGTTGCGGGACGCCGTCGCGCGCCTGAACCAGAGTAGCGATCTTGGCTTGCTCGATCCGCTGTACGCAAAAGGTGCACTTTTCCATCACCCCGCGCATCCGTACGGTCACGTTCGGATTGCGCTGCATCTGCACGGTCAGCGGGCTTCCCAGCGCCCCGAAGGGGCCCAAGTAGAGATTCCCCACCGACCATGGGCCTATCTTCTTGGTCTTCAACACGTCGCGCTTGTTGAAATCGAAAAAGTTGAACCGGCGGACCTTGTAGGGGCAATTCGCCGCGCAGGCCCGTGTGCCGATGCAGCGGTTATAGACCATGACGTTGAGCCCCTCCTCGCTGTGCACCGTGGCGTTAACCGGACAGACCGCTTCGCAGGGAGCATTCTCGCACTGTTGGCAAAGCATCGGCTCGGGTATTGTGCGCGGATCGGCTTCGGGACCCGTAAAATACCGGTCGATGCGGATCCACTGCATGATCCGGCCCCGGATCACCTGCCCCTTGCCTACGATCGGAATGTTGTTTTCGCTCTGGCAGGCGATCACGCATGCATTGCAACCGACGCAGCTACCTAGGTCGATGACCATCCCCCACTGGTAGGCGCCTTTGGTCACGCCTTGGGTGTAGGCCGGCCCGGGCTCTTTGGCCCCGTATGGGTTGGGATAGATAGAAACTTCCGGGACCGAACGGGCTTCCGCATCCTCCCGCCTGGCGAAATCGGGCACGGCACGGTATTCCGCCAGACTGCCCTCCCGCACCACTCCCCGATCTCCCGGGTCCGCGTGGGTTTGCGACTGCGCGACGGGGTAGCTCCTCCCGGTCCGGATCACGGAAACCCCGGAGGCATAACGCATCGTATCCCGAGTCCGGAGCCGGTAGGCGTTGAACCCGTGGCCTTGTGCCACCCTCCCACCGAAGGAGCGTCCGTACCCGAGGGCAATCGAAAGGGAGCCCTCCGCGTGGCCCGGAACGGCCAGCGCCGCGGCCTCCAGCCGACGGCCTCCGCATTCCAGCACCACGAGCTCCGCCCGGCGGAGGTCTCCGCCTCCGGGGGGGAGCCCCAGCTCCCGGGCCGTCCGCGGCCCCATGAGGACCGCATTATCCCAGGTGAGCTTCGTGATGAAATCGGGCAGCTCCTGCAGCCAAGCGTTGTTGGCCTGACGCCCGTCGCCGATTTTGGCGCAGGGGTAGAAAGAGAGCTCGAGGCCCCGCGCGGCGGGCCTGCGCGCCAGCTCTTCGGCAACCATCCGCACCGCCTGCTCCCAGCGTGGCTCCGGAGAAAGCGGGCTAGGGGCGCTTCCCGCCCAAAAGCCGTCGTGGAGGCACCGCCGCCATGCTTCCGCCCGATCCTTTTCCTCGATGCGGCAGAGTCGGATGAAGCTCTCCTGGACCTTTCTCGCCGCAACGGGCAACGGCAACAAAGGAGGTC from Methylacidimicrobium sp. AP8 includes:
- a CDS encoding cytochrome c; this translates as MRTFLLFIACLVFAVVSVTGFRGTKTTRSPIEIFPDMVRQAKVKEQAPSLFFPDGRASRYPVAGTVPTVDPVDRPYLSTGMIGDYWGDGIPIPVNAETMKKGKERFEIFCSACHGATGMGNGIATQYGLVGVPNYHSDHTRQMPDGQIFYVITHGQGLMLGYGANLSVEERWAIVAYIRALQLSQNATLADVPIAERPALEGK
- a CDS encoding 4Fe-4S dicluster domain-containing protein; this translates as MDTKNTRRATRGSDVPPLAGRPSSLKANEPPPDFSWDSINRRTFLRLMGASFALGGIGLTGCRRPEGHLVPYTASPEWVVPGKPLIYATAAPAAFGGVPLFVTTYEGRPTHLEANRLFSDAGLTPQIQASILDLYDPDRAVGFLENGYPAGRQRFTEFLGKAIGSWREKKGAGLAVIVEPTVSPTLAGLRGELQKRYPEALLSTYSPLGSGGRSAAARGLFGERLTLLPRWGEADVILSVGCDFASGDQEGPSAIRGIAARRRLRNPEDEMNRIYVVEERLTSAGAFADHRLALRVGDHAAFLAMVARELAAGGLWQLEPFGRLAEEGWGEPVQKWAKLVARDLVQAKRPLIMAGRDAPASVALLALAMNMAFGRRSALALIPPLEDEALPLEAVAEEIRKENVQALLILGANPVYTAPVDLDWLRLQRSVPQVIHLGLLADETAQASHWHAPMAHYLESWGDAFAPDGTYLSAQPMILPFYGALSEIDVLAALCGEAEALRPPESPSPTQLSQPPLAGGPPLLPLPVAARKVQESFIRLCRIEEKDRAEAWRRCLHDGFWAGSAPSPLSPEPRWEQAVRMVAEELARRPAARGLELSFYPCAKIGDGRQANNAWLQELPDFITKLTWDNAVLMGPRTARELGLPPGGGDLRRAELVVLECGGRRLEAAALAVPGHAEGSLSIALGYGRSFGGRVAQGHGFNAYRLRTRDTMRYASGVSVIRTGRSYPVAQSQTHADPGDRGVVREGSLAEYRAVPDFARREDAEARSVPEVSIYPNPYGAKEPGPAYTQGVTKGAYQWGMVIDLGSCVGCNACVIACQSENNIPIVGKGQVIRGRIMQWIRIDRYFTGPEADPRTIPEPMLCQQCENAPCEAVCPVNATVHSEEGLNVMVYNRCIGTRACAANCPYKVRRFNFFDFNKRDVLKTKKIGPWSVGNLYLGPFGALGSPLTVQMQRNPNVTVRMRGVMEKCTFCVQRIEQAKIATLVQARDGVPQRIPRDSVRTACQEACPADAIVFGDLADPESRVSRWKADSRAYRVLEYLNVRPRVSYLARIYNPNPDLGGTESFPKAGEPEKGPSGTAGERAG
- a CDS encoding cbb3-type cytochrome c oxidase subunit I, producing the protein MAESSESGETPVKSLRGDGASSLRVPILGLMIPAAVWLWAASVLALLGSLKLVDPRFLGTWGWLSFGRISPAAFLGFVYGFGVPMGLSAALWAVTKGGKLPLLGERWFLASSFLWNFGLWSGITGVLAGESRSLSWLGLPAFSLPSLGMAYLLSAGWLVATLVCRWEETSLASRFLLLGLVWIPWAGGAAVLVLHEPAARGVAMGSLEWWFNDGLLYAGLGAFALGAVYLLVPDYLGRPVAFAGLGRCAFWAWAVLANLAGMAHLVGGPFPLWIVSSGVSSRFLLWVAAVAIGLGFWEAARRAPSPKKGQGRAGWDFLRFGMVAFLAASGLGALLALPTWSRYVHYTVLEEAQLTLFLYGFLGMTFFALLYAVLPRVLGRPWPSPGLAKAHFLLSSYGISFLVGLLAVGGLFQGFALDDAELPIHEVILSLLPFLRSAAAPALALLAAHAVFGLHLLWLLVESGANPSPENPAGFSGAAIEGARMP
- a CDS encoding cbb3-type cytochrome c oxidase subunit II, with product MRGAKGVLLGILLATGMGWLLFVWLPLTKLGGASPGGAPFGRAAVGGRIYAANGCASCHTQVVRPANLGSDIARGWGSRRTIPSDYREDHIVPLGVLRLGPDLADVGERRTDARWYYRLLYDPRTIFPGSLMPSYRYLYARVPLLGTPLPDALPLSGRNAPAPGFQVVPRPEARALVTYLLSLKRTPPAGTHNTQ
- a CDS encoding quinol:electron acceptor oxidoreductase subunit ActD, whose amino-acid sequence is MKMPKVENTIDRAESGRAMLARPELVLNGRDASWVNDAVCSVLEKPAPLWWWLGAVAFGLLAGAVPLVVVYFISTGLGVWGLQSPVFWGIAILNFVFWIEIGHAGTLISAILLFTRQRWRNSVNRAAEAMTIFAVLCAAVFPLFHIGRQWMFWYMVPVPESYAVWQNFRAPLLWDEFAVGTYFTVSCLFWYFGLLPDIASLRDRATTLWKKRLYHVLCWGWTGSLRAWHHYEAGYLCLAGVVSVLVISVASVVSTDFATTLVPGWHTTIFPPDFITGAIFSGFAMIVTLMVPLRAAYPQLKDMITEKHLDNMAKILLATGSLVGYSYLIELFMAWYGANPFERYTFWNRITGPDASTYFFMFGFNVVLPQIFWFRRCRIQPWILWTASILINVGMWFERYSIIIVSLERDFLPSSWRHYLPTWVDWGLFFGSVGLFFFLFLLFLRVLPAISIAEIKTLLSGPRRRRIPEPEPRQAMRPPRGEIYGLGAEFSSEEELRRASEETRRKGYVWWDAYAPHPIHGMDRAMHLPKSRVSFFVLMGGLLGLLIGLAMVTATSIPRPAFLHSRTTSQLQGLFYATVVQGKPYFSLPAFVPILLEMTILFAAFSAFLAAVLLSRLPRPHHPVWNWQELSRRATDDGFFLVIEARDPAFSPLESWQFLERLGGKQITYIPR
- a CDS encoding cytochrome c; translation: MNHESDPQKLPPTDSPRERIPCSFIVFASWIILLAIAYFLRYNGGFRCDVYDASGLLAGWTPTAPGSAARTANAPGGEEPKPAAVDPVALGREQYQANCAACHQPNGQGMTGQFPPVAGSEWVDGDARVLAAIVLGGLQGPVKVAGAEYNGMMPAWKTVLTDEKIAAILTFLRQSWGNHASPVGEQEVKAVRAQLGGHSGPWKVEELRDLSAGKAEKKGP